A genomic window from Cytobacillus suaedae includes:
- a CDS encoding acyltransferase gives MSDQVKIGLIQASNDVDGNQPVEVHKEKAIEKHIKLVREAKAKGAQIICLQEIFYGPYFCSEQNTKWYDAAEEIPNGSTTKRFQELAKELGVVIVLPIYEREGIATYYNTAAVIDADGSYLGKYRKQHIPHVGVGNDGYGFWEKFYFKPGNLGYPVFDTAFAKVGVYICYDRHFPEGARILGLKGAEVVFNPSATVAGLSEYLWKLEQPAHAVANGYFLGAINRVGFEGPWNMGEFYGQSYLVDPRGNFVAMGSRDQDEVIIGEMNKKLIREVRDTWQFYRDRRPETYQEMTSLLP, from the coding sequence ATGTCAGATCAAGTGAAAATTGGTCTTATTCAAGCTTCGAACGATGTAGATGGAAACCAACCAGTAGAGGTTCACAAAGAAAAAGCCATTGAAAAACATATAAAGCTAGTAAGAGAGGCTAAGGCAAAAGGTGCACAGATTATCTGCCTTCAAGAGATTTTTTATGGACCATACTTTTGCTCTGAGCAAAATACGAAATGGTATGATGCAGCCGAAGAAATCCCTAATGGTTCAACTACAAAACGCTTTCAGGAACTAGCAAAAGAACTCGGGGTTGTGATCGTATTACCAATCTATGAACGAGAGGGTATCGCTACATACTATAACACAGCTGCTGTTATAGATGCAGATGGATCCTATCTAGGAAAATACCGTAAGCAGCACATTCCTCATGTTGGTGTAGGGAATGATGGGTATGGTTTTTGGGAAAAATTCTATTTTAAACCTGGTAATCTAGGATATCCAGTTTTTGATACGGCTTTTGCAAAAGTAGGCGTTTATATTTGTTATGATCGTCACTTCCCAGAAGGTGCTAGAATACTAGGTTTAAAAGGTGCTGAAGTTGTATTCAATCCTTCTGCTACAGTAGCGGGACTTTCGGAATATTTATGGAAGCTTGAACAGCCTGCACATGCTGTAGCGAATGGATACTTTCTAGGGGCAATAAACCGTGTAGGGTTTGAAGGTCCTTGGAACATGGGTGAATTTTACGGACAATCATATTTGGTTGATCCTCGAGGAAATTTTGTTGCAATGGGAAGCCGTGATCAAGATGAAGTGATCATTGGAGAAATGAATAAAAAGTTGATTCGTGAGGTTCGTGATACATGGCAATTCTATCGTGATCGCCGTCCGGAAACTTATCAAGAAATGACATCCTTATTACCATAA